Proteins found in one Poecilia reticulata strain Guanapo linkage group LG15, Guppy_female_1.0+MT, whole genome shotgun sequence genomic segment:
- the gins1 gene encoding DNA replication complex GINS protein PSF1 codes for MFCEKAIELIRELHRVSDGQLPAFNEDGLRQVLQEMEALYEQNQADVSEAKAAGRADLIPSIKLRHCCLLRNQRCVVAYLYDRLLRIRALRWEYGSVLPANVRFHMSAEEVQWFGQYKKSLASFMRSIGGQEGLDVTQDMKPPKSLYIQVRCLKDHGEFEIDDGTVILLKKNSQHFLPRWKCEQLIRQGVLEHVMS; via the exons ATGTTCTGTGAAAAAGCCATCGAGCTGATCCGGGAGCTGCACCGGGTGAGCGACGGCCAGCTGCCCGCCTTCAAC GAGGACGGACTGCGGCAGGTTCTGCAGGAGATGGAGGCTCTGTACGAGCAGAACCAGGCTGATGT GTCGGAGGCGAAGGCCGCCGGCCGCGCTGACCTCATCCCCTCCATCAAGCTGCGCCACTGCTGCCTGCTGAGGAACCAGCGCTGCGTCGTGGCCTACCT GTACGACCGTCTGCTGAGGATCCGCGCGCTGCGCTGGGAGTACGGCAGCGTTCTGCCCGCCAACGTCCGCTTCCACATGTCTGCAGAGGAG GTGCAGTGGTTTGGCCAGTATAAAAAGTCCCTGGCCTCCTTCATGCGGTCCATTGGAGGACAGGAGGGACTGGACGTCACGCAGGACATGAAGCCTCCAAAGAGCCTCTACATCCAG GTCAGGTGCCTGAAGGACCACGGTGAGTTTGAGATCGACGACGGAACGGTGATCCTGCTGAAGAAGAACAGCCAG CACTTCCTGCCGCGGTGGAAATGTGAGCAGCTGATTCGCCAGGGCGTTCTGGAGCATGTGATGTCATAA